ATAATGCAGGGGATCAGGCCCCAGCTCTCTGTTCCATTTGGATAGATTTGGGCCGTACACATTCCATTGATATGAAATCTGGTGCCAAGAGGCAGAAAATTACTATCTCATTGATACTGGCCACTGAGGGAGCGATGGGACATGGGAGGGCCTCGGCTATGCGTGCTGCGTGCTCTCTGCTCTCGGCACAGCGCCTGGAGCTCATGGACAAGAAGGCATGCAGGTCAATGGCTACCGCCTCCATTGGCATGGCTTTGACACACTAGATCAACTGAAAATAATGCAAGAAAAATCTTGTCAGCACAAGCTCCAAGAGCATGCATCGTCATAAATGAACAAACTAAAAAATTCTTGCTCCAACGTCTTAGTATAAAATTGAGCTACATCCATGTATAATTTCTTTTGTTCATGCTCGGGTGCAAAATGTTGCCATAGCTAGTGTCACAGGAAGAGCAGCTGAGTCAACTATGAAGCAGAAATCAAATGTTGTGTTGCCAGGACATTAGCGTAAACAGTTGGACTGCATAACTACAAGTCTCCAGTCGATTCCTCGGTGTCACCAAGCTTTTAGGTAATTCTTTCGATTTCGATCGAACGTAGTTGAAGTCCAGAGGAGGCAACAGTTACCTCTTCTTCGACTAGTGAGTTAGCTCTTGTGTGCGCCCATGGTTGACGATGGAGCATCCTGCTACCCGGGCGAGGGACCAGCGGGAGAGAGGAGCCGGCAGTTGGGAGCCTACAGCTGCTGTCCATGGCCCAACTGACGAGGATGAGGCTTGACTGAGGCAAAGCCGGAGCCTGGATTCTGCAGGGAAGCCGATGGGGAAGAGGTGAACCCAACGGATTGACCGGAGCTGTCGCAGCGGCGCCGAGCGGAGCAGGCAGCCGTCGGTCTGTAGTGAAGCCGTGAGAGGGGAGCGGCAGGGGCCATTTATCAGAGGCGAAGTCGTGAGCGTGGGGAGCTAGCTGGTAGATGGATGCCGGCGGCGCGAGCAGCATAGGAGGCGAGGCCAAGGAGGCACCACGGCGTGGTCGAGGCCGGAGACGGGGgcggacggcggaggcggatcAAACTTTTGCAATTTAACCACGATCCGAATATATGCAAATACCCTCTAAttcggatcgcgactattaatcccGATCCGTATATTTACAGTTAACTAGGAGCGCAACTATTAATCGTGATCCGAatatttgaaggaaaaaaaaccctACTTTTGCAAAATAGCCCCTGGTTTGCATATGGCGGAACCCGAAGACGCGACCAGTGAGTGGAGAGACTGCAGATTTCGGGGGAGCGGTGCTACGACGGCGGAGGAAAAAATTCGACGCCCGGTGATAATGGGGATGGGACGCCGGGTCAAACGCCGGTCGGTTCAGCACCCGGGCATGGCGGGGGTGCAGAGAAGCTCGACGGGGAGGGGCCCGCGGAGACAGCGTTAGCCATTGCGTTGCCCGTCAGCGTCGTGAGGTGCGGCTGGGTTATTCCGGTGCCGCGGGCGGCGCAACGCGACGGCAGGGGGCTGTCGGTGGCAGATCCTGAACTGAAACCCAGCGGCGGCGAGCCGTGGCCGAGAAATCCCGAGAGGATGCGCGGCCGGAAGCCCGACGACGAGTCGGACGAGTGTGTCGACGGGAGGTGCTTGGCTTCAAACGGCTGCAAGACCGTACAGTTAAATTTCAGAGGCTATTGTCAATATCAGTCATGAAATTAGCCTTGAGTAAAAAGGTTTCATTGCCCGAACATGTAAATCTAAAATGGTCTCATTGCCGTTTCAGCTGTTTGATATGCTAAACCATAAGAAATTTGTAGCAATTTTATGCTAATTTTGCAAatactttttctttttggaaatGTAAAAGATACCCATTTCTGACTAGTTAGGCATGCTCTTCATCACATGCTTAGTGCATCTTGTGTTGGAGTCATCCCTTTGTCAGGATTGTTTACCTCCTTATATATCTTCTGCATTACTGAAAGTTATGCGGtagatctttcaaaaaaaaaaggaagtttGCAGTATCAATAAGATACTCTTAGCTCTGTTAAATTCAGGTGCAAATCTAAAAAttcacttttttttctttaaactaAATCAGCATTTTCAGTTAATTGAACCATTTTAGTAAACAGACCTAACACGAGGAACAAGGATGGAACCATCTAGCAATAGAGAAATTGTGGCACTGTAAGATGCGAAATGGCCAAATGAAGCGCAACGTCATGCAATGTGAATTTTCAGGGTTTTTAATGACTAAGGAAGAAGGCTGTTTTAATATCTAACACACACGTAGCACCTAGTGGTATAATATAAAGATATTTGAGTACCGAAAATCAAACCTACATCTCTTAGTAGCGAAAGATAATGCACAATACAGGTTTAGACAGAGTGTTCATCcgcttaaaaaaaaaaagacatagtGTTCATCTGAAACAACATGCTCAATGGAAAGTTGGCAATATCTTTTCAAGTTGGAATTCCAGTTTTTGCTTCAGATTCTCCCATGTtggcaatgcaatgcatggttttattttgtttagaGTTTCGGGGACCAGCTCGTGGGCGTTGCATTGCAGTAGGACAAACGTTTTTACAGCATCCAGTTCATTCTGTTTTCAAGCACGAGCTGTCAGGAAGCTAGAGATTACAAGACGAACCATCCAACAAAGCTAGTACATAGAACTGAAACCACTACTGCCGGCTCCAGAAAAAACCTCTAGGTCAGTCAGAGTAGCTGGGAGGTTTTCTTTGTCTTTCCCTTCACTTCACACAACAACTTCATGATCTGAGCTGCTTCTCCCAGGTAACTCCAATGTTCAGGTATCAACTCTAGTCTGGTTGCCAGCACAACCAATTTCTCCAACCAGAGTATGCATTGCTCTATGTATTGTAGTGGGCATAGGATAATCCAGCTCTTAATCATTTCAGCAATGGATCGCCAGAACTAAGTTCACAAGCCTCTGCTCCTGAACTAATCCATGGAACACAGAAACACCACCAATAGTATGAAGTAAAAGAGAGGTCTGGCAGACAGACGATTCATTGTAAAAAAAACGAGATGGAAGCGAAGCAGAAATGTAGGAAGTTGCCGGTATACGCTACTTGGGAGAGTACTTCTGTTCGAAATGGGAAATGACTCGGTTCCGTGCAAGGTATACATGAGCTAACTCCATGCCAGCATGAACAGGAAATCAAAGAAAACCGTTAAGGATAAATCCAAGTATCACCACGTCATCATAATCTTAATCTGACTGTTATGCAAATCAGCAACGAGTATGGTATGAATATGATGTAGCTGAGAATCAATTACCGGGATTGGCATAAGCACAATTCTGCTTCTCTGTTCCATTTAAAAGGATGTAGTTTCTAGGTCGGTGCAGATGGTGTTGCTCTGCGCAGCACTGGAACCTCAGCTTCAGAAGGTGTGATAAGTCTATAGTCACCGCCATTGGCATGCCTTTGGCCCAACTGTATTAAATGGAAAATAAGATCTTTGTCAATGGAGATAGACACGCGGTACATGTCaaactgaatttttttttcttccaataaCCCTATATAAGATTGATGATGTTAAGATGTTTAAAATTGAGCTGCATCTACTCAGCACTACCTAGGAATCAAATTTGGTGTAGCCGATACGATTATGTAGCAGAGAACATTGCGGTCAGCAGAAACCAAAACTTGTGTAGCTACTAGCTAGGATACAAATTCAAACAATCGGCAAGCAAAAACTTCACCAACTGATTCCTCCGTTCCTCTTAGATTGGAGGGTAACAGCATGGATTCTGATCATTAACAGGAGAGTTAAATTGAACCAACAGGCAACAGTTACCTCCTCCTCAGCTTCTGAAATGAGGTCGTGACTTCCGAGCAAGCATGCTGATGGTTGAGGATGCACTGTGAAGACATGGAGGACCCTACACTGAAGGAGGGCACTGAATCCAGAACACAAGTGGCAGATGCCTGAGCTCCCATGGGATTGCCATCAAGGCATCAACATTGGGCGTCATTCACTCACACCCGAGCCGCCTAGGAATGAAAACTGACATGCCAATCGTTTCTGTGCTGCCCTCACGCATGAACAATCACTGAACatacttttaaaaaaaacaaggcTGGGGATCAGGTCCCAATTATCTTTTCCATTTGGATGGATGTGTGTCATATGCCTTTGGTTGATATGAACTCCGCTGTGACCATCTCCATCTCATTGATACTGGCCGCTTAGGGAGTGAAGGGAGGGCCTCGGCCATGCGTGCTCTCTGCACAAAGCCTGGAGCTGACGGACAAGAAGGCATGCAAATCAATGGCTGCTGCTCTCCATGGCTCCATTGACATGGCTTTGGCACACTAGACCAACTGAAAACAACGCAAGAAAAATCTTATCAGTAGAAGTACCAAGAGCACGCATCATTATAAATGAACAAACTAAAAGTTTGCTTCCAACAGCTTTGATATAAAACTGAGTTACACTCAATTTATAATTTCGGTTGCTCATGCTCAGGTGAGAAATATTGACGTAGCTAGGTGACTCACGGATAGTGCAGCCGAGTCAACTGGGAAGCAGAAATCAAATGTGTTGTGGCTAGGACATTGGCGCAAACACATGCCATGCATAACTACACATCTCCAAGCTTGTAAGCAATTTTCGACAGTTACCTCTTCTTTGACTAGTGAGTGAGCTTTTGTGTGCGTCTATGGTTGACGACAGAGCATTCTGCTACCCCGGCGAGAGGGCAGTGGGGGAGAAAGGAGCCTACTGCTGCTGTCGCCTGTCCATGGCCCAACGGACGAGATGGCAGGAGAGATAGGGAGGTTGAGGCTTTATAGAGGCAAGGCCCGAGCCCGGATTCTGGAGGGGAGCCGATGGGGAAGAGGTGGCACCAGCGGATGAACTGGAGCTGTCGCGGCGGCTCGAGCGGAGCGAGGAGGGGCAGGGGCGATCTATCTATCGGAGACGGTGGCACAAGCGTGATGAGCTAGCTGGTAGACGGAGGTCGGCGGGGCGAGGAGCAGAGGAGGCGCCGCGGCGAGGTCGAGACGTCACCGGAGACGGGGACGTGGGGCGGAACAAAGTTTACAATTTACCCCCTGAAATGATCCGATATATGCAAATAACCCCTCAggttggatcgcgattattaatcgcgatccgattatttacaTTTAACCCCCTgttttggatcgcgactattaatcgcgatccaagtATTTGCATAAAAGCCCCTACCTTTGCAAAACAGCCCCTCGTTTGCGTATGGCGGTGGGCGACGGCGGACTCCGGTGGATGAATGACGACGGTGTCGTCCGTGCTCCCCGGCAGCCACGGACCCGGAGATGCGGCCAACGAGTGAAGAGACGGACGATTACGAGAGGAGCGGCGCTACGACGGTAATGGCAGCGGCAAACCAGACGCCAGTTGTGGGGGATAGGCCACGCCGGGCCAAACGCCGTTCAGCATCCGGCCATGGCGGGGGTGCAGAGAAGCTCGACGGCAACGAGCCCGCGGAGACAGCGGTAGCCATTGCGTGCGCCTTCAGCGCCACGAGGTGCGGCTGGCTATCCCGGTGCCGCGGGCGGCGGATCGACGGCGAGGGGCTGTCGGTGGCAGATTCTGAGCTGTGAAACTGAAAccagccggcggcgcgccgtggcGGAGGACGGTGCCGGAGAGGACGCGCCGCCGGGAGCCCGCGTCAGGATGCCAGGTGGGCCCGGGGAAGGAGTGAGTGCGCCCCCATGTCATGGACCTGCTACCCATGCTATGGAATGGGCCGGTCAATGGATACATGGGCCGGATCGCTGAGCTTCTATGGACCCAacaaagaagcagcagcagatacaggaggaggagcacgaacAACAGGGGTGTCCAGGACCAGAAGGACGAGCTGCGGCTCGAGGCGAGTCTTGGACTCGATTAtccccttccttcctccctctcccttgTACCCGGACCCTTCTAGAGGCTTCTAGATCCTTCCAGATACTTGTAATATGCTAGTTAGTGTTCAATCATGGAGTAATTGTTCATCCAGTGACTAAAAGTGTTGAATCGAGTGATTAGGTTTGTGACACCCCACCCCAACACACTTCCTGAGAGACAGAGTCAGTCAGAGGCCACCCACCCACGCGGCGGGCACGCAGACCCAGGCAGGCACTATAGTGCGGGGCAAGCCACCCCactgcctcccctcccttcccgcTTCCCTCGTCAACCAAATCAACCCGTCTCGTCTCCTTCCTCCGAATCTCTCTCtccggcgcccgcgcgcgcgtggGGCGCCACCCGATCCCGAATCGATCGCCCCGGCCCCGGGGTAGCTAGCCCACCgcacaccgccggccgccgcgcccccgccccGATTCGATCGGGGGGACCCGCGGGGAAGGCGAGGCCTCGATCGCGGCGGGGACACCGATGCCCCGCCCCCTGGccccttcggcggcggcggaggaggcatgAGCGCGCCGGGGACCCGCAGGAGCTGCCAGCCATGGACGCCACCGCGCGCCCGGCCATCGTCATCGACAACGGCACAGGGTAATCCCGATCCCACTTGCCATCTCCGACCTCGTTGTCGCTGATGCCGTTTCTGCTTTATCGGAGTGCGATCCCCGTATACGCTCGGGGGTGCTCGACGAGCTTTTCGGCTGGCCATGCGCGCGCGATTGGTTGCTGAAATGGGTGCCCGTGGCTATTGGCTAATTGGGGGGAGATTTTCATCATATGGTTTGGAGGTGGTTAGGTTTAGGGAAACTCTATCTAGATCAATCATCGAGTGGGGTGGGAGATAAACTCATCccatgatgttttttttttgaaaagttatcCCATGATGTTGTTTGTGCTGCTTGTTTTGTTACATTGCTGTGCAGTCTAACTCTAAGCAATGGAATAGGAAAAATCAGGGGAACAGCTGAGAATTTCTTTGTaatggaggggggggggggacatTTGGAGTGGTTGGCTTAAACTGTGAATTTTCGTCGTTTATTTTCTTGGAAATTGTGGAATTATTTCTTCGTCTGCTTGTGTTGTACTTGTATAGTACACATCTTGTTTGTAAAGCAGATTCTACAATGATTTTCCACTTATAGCATGTGAAGGGGGAGCAGTTACTAGGTTCTAGCAAGTTAGGTTGTAAGGAATGCATCTTGGATGGCAAGTTTATGAACTTCTCGGACATTGTTGTCCAATTAAAATTCCGCACCTGTGTTATGAGAGATTAACATTGTGAGTCATGAGAACAATTCGTGAAGTGAACAGGCACAAAATGAATCTTCCTAGGATATAACTAATTTCCATTGATTATGGATTGCTTTAGTTTTTCTGAAATTGCCTATCTATGTAGCACTTCCGCTCCTGATTTTTTCTAATAGTACCACATGCACACTTTCTTCACCAGGAGTCTATGACTAtcaccattttttttccttacaaTTTTTCCATAATCTTATGTGTAGGTATAGCAAACTTGGATTTTCTGGTAACTCTGAGCCGTCTTTCACTCTCCCTACTGTCGTAGCAGTGAATGAATCTTTTCTCGACCAGAAAGAGCTGTTGAGTAGTGCAAACTGGATAGCACAGTACAATGCAGGCATCATGGCTgatcttgatttttttattgGAGATGAGGCTCTATCTCGTCTTAGATCTAGTGGGCTGTACACTTTAAGAAGTCCAATTCATAATGGTCAGGTATGTATATACAATTCATGTTAGTGATATTGTCCTTTGTTTGTGTTCCACGCTCGTATGCCTTATCACTTTTTCTTGGTTTGCAGGTTGATGACTGGGACACAATGGAGAGATTTTGGCAGCAATGCATTTTCAATTATCTGCGTTGCAATCCTGAGGAACACTATTTCCTCCTTACAGATAGTCCTGTCAGTACACCTGAAAGTCGTGAATGTACAGGAGAAATAATGTTTGAGACCTTCAATGTCCCTGGTCTATATATATCCGTTCAATCTGTCCTCAGCCTTTCTGCTGGATATGCCTATCTGAAAAGTATTTCTGATGAGAATTCAGATCCTTCGGTAGGTTCTGAAAATAGCTCCTTTTTGTGCTTTTGTTTGATCAAGTGTGATATTACTTGTTATGGTATAAACTGCATTTCGTTGATCGATAGGCATTACTTTTATTGATTTCTTTTTAAATGGCAAATGTAAACTGTTGTAGCGATCTCATACCAAAAGATAGGCTCTCagtttttatattatatttgttCTTTTAAATTGTGGAATCTCTTAAAAAGATCAGTTTCGTAATTTCATATACATCTGTTGCTTGTCAAACTCTGGAAATTTCAATTTCCATTTTAGAACTTCTGTTTGAGGGCAGACATTTGTTGTTATTAGCAATCACTGTATGGCATCCAGTCTGTTGACCCTTTTCATTTAATGCCCACATATTGTTTGGTAGAGCACATTACTTCTCATTACCTTTGACCAATATACTCTGCCAgtccgatatgacaggtgtaGTTGTTGATATTGGGGATGGCGCTTCACACATCGTGCCAGTGGTCAATGGCTATGTAATTGGAAGTAGCATAAAGTCTTTTCCTCTTTCCGGAAGTGATGTAACTCAGTTTGTTTCGCAGCTTTTACAGGTATTTCATGTTCTCTATCTTGTTTTGATTATATTAAGATGCAGAAGTTCTTTATAATCTTCTTAAATAGGGCTGCATCTCTCGCTGGTTCCTTGCTATTAAATCAAAAGGTTTCTTTTAGCATTATAACGGATTGTAGTACTTTCAGTACTATTGAAAGGTGATCTTTTTTTCTGGAAGATATGTatgcagattttttttataggctTGTTCCAAGTTATCAGTGTTAATATGCATGAACCCTAGATATTTTTTGCTGAATTTCTTGTTATTCTTATTACTAGCGTTGCACTTGTTCGATCAAGAAATGATGTGCTAGTGAATCATCATAGTTTGTACTAAGCTATATTGTTGGTTATATTACATTAATCCATTGACGGTAATGAGAATAGCTAAAAAATGTCACCGTTTCTTGTATCAGAAACTCGAGTTTCGAGCCTCCGTAGAGTTAGCTTGCAGAACAAGACCATCCATTATCACTAGAAATTCAATTAGTGAACGTATGGTCTGTCTGATGAAATCGAGCTACTTGTTATTTGGGTAAATTCACCTGAATAAATTGAATGGTGTGATATTTATTAATACCATGGTATTTGAATGGCATCCTATCCTTGACTATTATTATGTGATTGGGAGAAAATATGCTTAAAAATCAGAAATTCAACTGTTACCGTAGTTACTCATCTGGTAAGAAATTACATGTTACTGCAGAACCATGGTGAACATAAACCATATTCACAGCTAGAGTTGTACTATTTGGGTTATCTGTTGTTAGTCCTTTATGCTCTCAATTGTTACTTGTTGTCCATTCTGTAAATGATGGATTTGCCAGGCACATGATGTTGTTTCATTAATGGTGTTGTGCAATTACATTATAAATTCTGGTAATGATTAGTGTCATCTGGCGGTTTTGCAGGAAAGAGGTGAGCTTGTGCCACCTGAGGATTCTTTAGATATATCTCGCAAGGTGAAAGAAATGTATTGCTACACTTGCTCAGACATTGTCAAGGTATTGCATTGGTTGTCACAACTAAATTGTTGAATGGAAGTTGAAGTATCCCTAATGAATTAAAACCTATATGTAAAACTTCCCTGTGTAAAAACTACTCTTAACCTGGCTGGAGAATCTGTTTAAATGCTATTTGTGTTTACTTGATTTGCTCAACAATGACTTTACATACCTTTTGGTCTTCTGCTTCTCACTATCTAGACTAATTTATGCATTTtttcctatatatatatatatatatatgtgtgtgacAACTGTGATATGAAGTTGTTCTTTAAATTCAGCCACCAAGAGGCCATGCTTAGGAATCTTTGTAAAACAAAGAGAAATATTTTAGATTTATATGCATCTCCATACAATTTCAGGAGTTCAAGAAGCATGACAAGAAGCCTGATAAGTACATCAAACATTGGTCAGCTATTAAACCAAAGACTGGGGTCCCATATACAATTGACATCGGATATGAGCGCTTTCTCGGGCCAGAGGTTTATTCCTATTTCTGTCATCAAATTTCATAAAGTTTCTTTGTTCCCAAAATACTCCTTCAAACTGGTATGATGTTATGGCCAAATATGATCATTTGAGTGACAAGTACATTGCAACTGGTGTTTTAATGATTAATTTCTCATAGCCTTTGGCCGTACATTGCTCTTAAAGATAATGCATGTATTGTAAGTACATTGAGAGACGAGGCAGAAAATTTGACATATGGTTGCTGTAAAATAAGAACGAGAAGATAAGTGTTCATACAAGACACCATGGGTTCTTGTGAGCCCTTATTTCTGTTAAGTGTGTAGTAAAAGAGCTGATTGACAATGTGAATGGCCACCAAAGCCTAGATCCAAGAGTATATACAATTTCACTGGATGGCCATTTTGCACTGTCCTGACTGTTGGGGAGAAGATAAGTGTTCATACAAGACACCATGGGTCTTGTGAGCCCTTATTTCTGTTGAGTGTGTAGTAAAAGAGCCGATTGACAATGTGAATGGACACCGAAGCCTAGATCCAAGAGTGTATACAATTTCACTGGATGGCCATTTTGCGCTGTACTGATTGTTGGGCTGTGGCCATGTCAACGAATTTCATGAGGACACGGCTCTCAGTAATGGAAGTATGTGGAATTGCTAAATTGTTATCACCAGAAGTCAAACCAATGTACGTTTAGAATAGAAAAATCACAAAGTATAGAAGCATCCTTTGATTGGCATACAGATTCGCTACTATTTGAGAACTGAGATCACGGTTTCCTTGGTTCATTCACAGAATTGAAAGACTTGCCAGTTGCCATTATTGTTAGGACACGCCTTAATCCTTTCACAATATCTTGGTTCATTACCTCCTGACCTTGGTCTGTACCTATTATAGAACACTATATGAATAATTTTATATTGTTAAGCCTTGTTCGATTTGAAGGGGATTGAAGAGGATTGGAGGGGATTGGGAGGGATTAATCCCCTAGGAGTCAAAATCCCCTCCAATCCCCCTCAATCCCCTTGGGGAGGGGATTAACTGAATAAGACCTTAAGTGGTATCCATAATCTTTTGTAGTAGCTTGGCCTGTATTCTCTAATCATCTACCAACGAATGCAGATCTTCTTCAAACCTGAGATTTACTCTGCTGATTTCGCCACTCCTTTACCTCAATTGATTGATAGATGTGTTCAATCTGCACCAATTGACACAAGGAGAGCTCTGTACAAGGTGCTTTCTTTGAACTCTGCAGGGACATAGGAATTGATACTGGTAAATGAAGTGATATTTATCAGAATCATTCTTTCTGCAGAATATAGTATTATCCGGTGGATCTACCATGTTTAAAGACTTCCACAAGAGACTACAGAGTGATATAAAGAA
The genomic region above belongs to Setaria italica strain Yugu1 chromosome VI, Setaria_italica_v2.0, whole genome shotgun sequence and contains:
- the LOC101762208 gene encoding actin-related protein 3, whose product is MDATARPAIVIDNGTGYSKLGFSGNSEPSFTLPTVVAVNESFLDQKELLSSANWIAQYNAGIMADLDFFIGDEALSRLRSSGLYTLRSPIHNGQVDDWDTMERFWQQCIFNYLRCNPEEHYFLLTDSPVSTPESRECTGEIMFETFNVPGLYISVQSVLSLSAGYAYLKSISDENSDPSSDMTGVVVDIGDGASHIVPVVNGYVIGSSIKSFPLSGSDVTQFVSQLLQERGELVPPEDSLDISRKVKEMYCYTCSDIVKEFKKHDKKPDKYIKHWSAIKPKTGVPYTIDIGYERFLGPEIFFKPEIYSADFATPLPQLIDRCVQSAPIDTRRALYKNIVLSGGSTMFKDFHKRLQSDIKKIVDERVAATNAEHHVEVRPIEVNVVAHPIQSYAVWFGGSVAASNPEFYEYCHTKEEYEEHGASICRTSPVFKGMY